In Edaphobacter dinghuensis, one genomic interval encodes:
- a CDS encoding glycoside hydrolase family 95 protein produces the protein MKPTRRDFLRGSAALAVLPPKVDMAFTENIALHNMLWYQGEAKRWLEALPIGNGRIGGMVFGGIQQECIALSESTAWSGCKSSTDINMSGLNHLQHIRELFFQGDYAQGKQLCEEDILSHPTSFGTNLPLLDLLIDFDTPQNVRQYKRSLDLDEGIAKVDYWENGHHYRRESFASNPDNVLVVYLTSDTPESLNFKTSFGNIKVPGSLIDSGSETIAFRGHAFETMHSNGSQGVDIEVHVQILHHGGTASLGEGRCDIRAANSAILLIAITTSYGGLEPGAACESALRRAAARNYDNLRQRHISDHQTLYRRVHLDLGSSNSAANLPTDQRRRAMAKGADDPELCVLFFQYGRYLTIAGSRANSPLPLALQGIWNDGLASSMGWTDDFHLDINTEQNYWLAEVGNLSESQAPLFALIEKLSNSGRQTAKELYGSPGWVSHVVTNPWDYTAPGWGLGWGIFVTSGIWIALQMWEHFRFTGDIHFLRDRAYPIFREAAEFFLAYMVQHPKYGWLVTGPSVSPENAFRTPAGGTCSESMGPTCDRVLVYALFSICLESQSLLSVDAALGKRIEQAQKKLSPLKIGKYGQLQEWLEDYEEAIPNHRHTTHLIALYPENQISPETTPDLAHAARVTLERRLNHADWEDTEWTRANFVNFYARLWDGEAAHKHLLGLLSNATEDNLLTYSRGGVAGASQNIFAIDGNTAGAAGIAEMLLQSQADSIHLLPALPSAWPDGSISGLCARGGFQVSLRWRSHRLVSVTISSRKEGNCSVRYGNNRVAVQVSAGSSTQLTHASFDNKRA, from the coding sequence ATGAAACCAACAAGACGTGATTTCCTGCGCGGTAGTGCAGCTCTTGCGGTTTTGCCGCCCAAAGTAGACATGGCATTTACCGAGAATATAGCACTGCACAACATGCTCTGGTACCAAGGCGAAGCAAAGCGATGGCTTGAGGCTCTTCCGATCGGAAATGGCAGGATCGGGGGCATGGTCTTCGGAGGTATACAGCAAGAATGCATTGCGCTCTCAGAATCAACCGCTTGGTCTGGCTGTAAAAGTTCCACCGACATTAATATGAGCGGACTGAATCACCTCCAACACATTCGAGAGCTTTTCTTTCAGGGAGACTATGCTCAAGGGAAACAACTCTGCGAAGAAGACATCCTGAGTCATCCAACATCATTTGGAACCAATCTTCCTCTGCTGGATCTTTTAATCGACTTCGATACCCCGCAAAATGTAAGGCAGTATAAACGAAGTCTCGATCTTGATGAAGGAATTGCCAAGGTCGACTATTGGGAGAATGGACATCATTATCGACGCGAATCGTTCGCTTCAAACCCCGATAATGTGCTGGTCGTGTATCTTACAAGCGATACGCCTGAATCTCTTAATTTCAAGACCTCCTTCGGAAATATCAAAGTACCAGGGTCGCTTATCGATTCGGGAAGTGAAACCATCGCTTTTCGGGGACATGCGTTCGAAACCATGCACAGCAATGGAAGTCAGGGAGTCGACATTGAGGTCCACGTTCAGATCCTCCACCATGGAGGCACGGCCTCATTGGGCGAAGGCAGATGCGATATACGCGCCGCCAACTCAGCAATCTTGTTGATTGCAATTACGACAAGTTATGGTGGGCTGGAACCAGGAGCCGCCTGCGAGAGCGCATTGCGGAGGGCTGCTGCGAGGAACTACGATAACCTTCGTCAACGCCACATCTCAGATCATCAGACACTTTATCGTCGAGTTCATCTCGATCTTGGCTCCAGCAACTCTGCCGCAAATCTTCCAACGGACCAGCGCAGGCGGGCTATGGCAAAAGGAGCAGATGATCCGGAGCTTTGTGTGCTGTTTTTTCAATATGGACGTTATCTCACCATTGCTGGTTCTCGAGCCAATTCGCCGCTGCCCTTGGCCCTTCAAGGAATCTGGAATGACGGACTGGCCTCCAGCATGGGCTGGACGGACGATTTCCATCTGGATATCAATACCGAGCAGAACTATTGGCTGGCCGAGGTTGGAAATCTAAGCGAATCTCAGGCACCTCTCTTTGCTCTGATTGAAAAACTGAGCAATTCAGGCCGACAAACAGCAAAAGAATTGTATGGTTCGCCCGGGTGGGTAAGCCACGTTGTTACGAACCCATGGGATTATACAGCTCCGGGATGGGGGTTAGGATGGGGGATTTTCGTCACTTCTGGTATCTGGATTGCATTGCAGATGTGGGAGCATTTCCGGTTCACAGGCGACATCCATTTCCTCCGCGACCGCGCCTATCCGATTTTTCGTGAAGCTGCCGAATTTTTTCTCGCCTACATGGTGCAGCATCCAAAATATGGATGGCTCGTTACTGGACCTTCTGTGTCACCCGAAAATGCTTTTCGCACACCAGCGGGTGGGACTTGTAGTGAGTCTATGGGGCCAACATGTGATCGTGTCCTCGTCTACGCCCTATTCAGCATCTGCCTTGAGTCTCAGTCATTGTTGTCAGTGGATGCAGCCTTAGGTAAAAGAATCGAACAGGCACAGAAAAAATTATCACCCCTTAAGATTGGCAAATACGGACAGCTTCAAGAGTGGCTCGAGGATTATGAAGAGGCTATACCGAATCATCGCCATACCACCCACCTGATCGCGTTATACCCGGAGAATCAGATCTCTCCTGAAACAACTCCTGACTTAGCCCACGCTGCGCGGGTCACCCTGGAAAGGCGTCTAAACCACGCTGACTGGGAGGATACGGAATGGACCCGCGCGAACTTCGTAAACTTCTATGCGAGGCTATGGGATGGTGAAGCTGCGCACAAGCATTTGCTCGGGTTGCTCTCAAACGCTACCGAAGATAATTTGCTGACATACTCCCGAGGCGGAGTGGCCGGAGCCTCACAAAATATTTTTGCCATAGATGGCAATACTGCGGGTGCTGCGGGCATCGCCGAAATGTTATTGCAATCACAAGCCGATTCCATCCATCTCCTGCCTGCTCTGCCATCAGCATGGCCTGATGGGTCAATCAGTGGACTGTGTGCGCGTGGTGGATTTCAGGTTAGTCTCCGTTGGCGATCCCATCGCCTCGTTTCAGTAACAATTTCAAGCAGAAAAGAAGGTAACTGTAGTGTCCGCTATGGAAACAATAGAGTTGCCGTGCAAGTGAGTGCCGGCAGCTCTACTCAGCTCACGCATGCTTCTTTCGACAACAAACGAGCATAG
- a CDS encoding DUF5107 domain-containing protein has product MTIDAMRALSIENELLEVKILPIFGGKISSIRSKLSGEEFLLPPLTSYHHVSPHADFDQSDGGGFDECLPSIASCEEISGEAAVPDHGDLWRTTWQVDSSTARDVVMHVDSTSRPFRLTRSATLVKSSLILDYSLYNLSDSPATWLWSAHPLLRVEDGDLILLPQEIKELAVEYCSTSQFQQRSRIAWPCAQTLSGITVELSKVKARDGATAYKLFAQMGKAGWASLYRRRTGQGLVFRFKPSEIRFLGLWICYGAWPEYGEDKQYTVALEPTNADFDSLVDAYHNGRANNLDGRKFQHWRLEVQLLGASSPLSVEEFAKQCIG; this is encoded by the coding sequence ATGACAATAGATGCAATGAGAGCACTCTCTATTGAGAACGAGCTGCTAGAGGTAAAGATCTTACCGATATTCGGCGGAAAGATTTCTTCCATACGTAGCAAGCTGAGCGGAGAAGAATTTCTGTTGCCACCTCTGACCAGCTACCACCACGTCTCCCCACACGCCGATTTTGATCAGAGCGACGGAGGAGGCTTCGATGAGTGCTTGCCAAGTATAGCGAGCTGCGAAGAGATATCGGGAGAAGCGGCGGTGCCTGACCATGGGGACCTGTGGCGAACTACTTGGCAGGTTGATTCATCAACCGCCCGGGATGTTGTCATGCATGTCGATTCGACATCACGGCCCTTTCGGCTAACGAGGTCGGCTACGCTTGTGAAATCATCTCTAATTCTGGATTATTCTCTCTACAATCTCTCCGATTCACCCGCCACATGGCTATGGTCGGCCCATCCATTACTACGAGTGGAAGACGGAGACTTGATCTTGTTGCCGCAGGAGATCAAAGAGTTGGCGGTTGAGTATTGTTCAACCAGTCAATTCCAGCAACGCAGTCGCATTGCTTGGCCTTGCGCCCAAACCCTGTCAGGCATAACGGTGGAGCTCAGCAAAGTAAAGGCGCGAGATGGAGCGACCGCTTACAAACTATTTGCACAAATGGGTAAAGCTGGATGGGCCTCTCTTTATAGACGAAGGACAGGACAGGGACTGGTGTTCCGCTTCAAGCCTTCAGAAATCCGATTTCTTGGATTGTGGATCTGTTATGGGGCGTGGCCTGAATACGGAGAGGATAAGCAATATACAGTTGCTCTTGAACCCACGAATGCTGACTTTGACTCATTAGTAGACGCATATCATAACGGACGTGCAAATAACCTTGATGGTCGTAAATTTCAGCATTGGAGGTTGGAAGTTCAACTTCTCGGAGCGTCGTCGCCTCTGAGTGTCGAGGAGTTTGCTAAACAATGTATTGGCTAG
- a CDS encoding alpha-galactosidase D: MANNTSRFATSKGLSVSYQIPHKESSFSRLTIVALLFVSFIGGLLSAGAQTPGIAERPYQGWSSFSQQTISSNFLTQANMTAQSDALAASGLQPHGFNYINMDSGWQGSFDANGRPIPNTSTFPDIAALVAHIHSNGQKAGIYWIPGVEYPAVVANSPILGTPYHIQDILAVPYTAGNAFGGPGTSPYHYKIDFTKPGAQEYINSVVDLFASWGIDAIKLDGVTPGSYSYNLSIDNRADVKAWAKAIAQSGRPIWFTISWALDKDYLSTWQQYANARRIEGDIDCEGNCSTITNWAMTSWRFYDMVGWQNDAGPSTGWNDLDSLEVMNNTTSGLSYEERQSATTLWAMANAPMYLGGDLTTLDDFGKQLLSNDEVIAVDQSGRPAKQAIGSDTPVWFTDLGDGSYYVAIFNLNALPLQIAVPWSSLGFARATHVRDLWNHIELGSYDHGFSTTILGHGVRLLKVDAEGDVQPVESQSYEAEAATLNGSAVIATCSACSGGEKVGGLGLGSNNNVTFNNIIVRRSGVYQMQIDSMTQGPRSLIYQVNGGPLNTLNVGGGSFFFPSSTTVSVALHAGTNSILFGSPTSYPPDMDRIVISGSGFGAPPLPHATTYEAENATLAGTVTPPYCEYCSGAGEAGNIGGGSGNTVTFQNVNVVTAGTYLMEIDYLTSGPRSFFVSVNGAANTELDLNGSSFSLPASTVIPVQLRAGTNTIQFGNDDGYAPALDRIAIAPVVASSDLTGAIAAKTGGDGLRIWKISLNNLGTGRGTGVQINMFSVTQSTGEGSCHPRILAKLPIMAKDVSAGAHVDVDVPLDFSRCSANARFNVGIVFSANNGAEVGNFVDSNEKR, encoded by the coding sequence ATGGCAAATAACACAAGTCGGTTCGCTACATCAAAGGGATTGAGTGTTTCATATCAGATTCCGCATAAAGAATCTTCCTTCTCCCGACTTACCATTGTCGCCCTTCTCTTCGTATCTTTCATAGGCGGTCTTTTATCAGCGGGTGCACAGACGCCCGGAATTGCAGAGCGACCTTATCAGGGATGGAGTAGTTTCAGTCAACAGACAATCTCGAGCAATTTTCTTACTCAGGCCAATATGACAGCCCAATCTGATGCACTGGCTGCTTCTGGATTGCAGCCGCATGGATTTAACTACATCAACATGGATTCAGGTTGGCAGGGAAGCTTCGATGCTAACGGTCGCCCTATCCCCAATACGTCGACGTTTCCTGATATCGCTGCTCTTGTTGCGCATATTCACTCGAACGGACAAAAAGCAGGAATCTACTGGATTCCAGGTGTGGAGTATCCTGCAGTTGTTGCTAATTCTCCTATTCTGGGAACTCCGTATCATATTCAAGATATATTGGCTGTCCCTTACACGGCAGGCAATGCCTTTGGTGGCCCGGGAACATCCCCATATCACTATAAGATCGATTTTACGAAGCCCGGCGCTCAGGAATATATCAACTCCGTTGTGGATCTGTTTGCTTCCTGGGGCATTGACGCAATTAAGCTCGATGGCGTAACCCCTGGTTCGTACAGCTATAACTTGTCGATCGACAATCGAGCCGACGTGAAAGCATGGGCAAAGGCAATTGCGCAAAGCGGCCGACCTATCTGGTTCACAATCTCCTGGGCACTCGATAAGGACTATCTCAGCACGTGGCAGCAATATGCAAATGCGCGGAGGATTGAAGGGGATATCGATTGCGAAGGAAACTGTTCGACAATTACGAATTGGGCGATGACATCGTGGCGTTTTTACGACATGGTCGGGTGGCAGAACGATGCAGGTCCAAGTACCGGATGGAATGATTTGGATTCTCTCGAAGTCATGAACAATACAACATCCGGCCTGAGCTACGAGGAGCGGCAATCTGCAACTACACTTTGGGCGATGGCGAATGCGCCAATGTATCTGGGTGGAGATCTCACAACGCTGGATGACTTCGGAAAACAGTTGCTTTCGAACGATGAAGTGATTGCTGTTGACCAATCTGGTCGGCCTGCGAAACAAGCCATCGGCAGCGATACGCCGGTGTGGTTTACTGATCTTGGGGATGGCAGTTACTATGTAGCGATCTTCAACCTAAATGCGCTTCCTTTGCAGATAGCTGTTCCATGGTCGAGTTTGGGGTTCGCAAGAGCAACCCATGTACGCGACCTCTGGAATCACATCGAGCTCGGATCTTATGATCACGGTTTTAGCACAACGATTCTTGGGCACGGCGTGCGCCTTTTGAAGGTAGATGCAGAAGGAGATGTTCAGCCGGTCGAGTCACAGAGCTACGAGGCGGAGGCGGCTACCTTGAATGGCTCGGCTGTGATCGCTACATGTTCTGCCTGTTCTGGAGGAGAAAAGGTCGGCGGTCTTGGCTTGGGTTCAAATAACAATGTCACTTTCAATAACATTATCGTGCGGCGTAGTGGTGTCTATCAAATGCAGATCGATTCCATGACGCAGGGGCCAAGATCGCTTATTTATCAGGTAAACGGTGGCCCGCTCAATACTTTGAACGTCGGTGGCGGCAGTTTTTTCTTTCCATCAAGCACAACAGTTTCCGTCGCTCTGCATGCAGGAACTAACAGTATTCTCTTTGGTAGCCCTACTAGCTATCCGCCAGACATGGACAGGATCGTAATTAGTGGAAGTGGCTTCGGAGCGCCACCGCTTCCTCATGCAACGACATACGAAGCCGAAAACGCGACGCTGGCGGGAACAGTAACCCCACCGTATTGCGAATACTGTTCTGGAGCTGGTGAAGCTGGAAATATTGGTGGGGGCAGCGGTAATACCGTTACATTTCAAAACGTCAATGTTGTCACAGCCGGAACATATTTGATGGAGATCGATTACCTGACGAGTGGGCCACGATCATTCTTTGTATCTGTCAACGGCGCGGCCAACACAGAGCTCGATCTGAATGGAAGCAGCTTCAGCCTTCCTGCAAGCACAGTGATCCCGGTGCAATTGCGGGCAGGAACGAATACGATTCAGTTTGGCAACGATGACGGCTATGCCCCCGCTTTAGACCGCATCGCAATCGCACCCGTTGTGGCGTCTTCGGACTTGACAGGAGCAATTGCAGCCAAAACTGGTGGAGATGGCCTCCGCATATGGAAGATTTCACTCAACAATTTAGGAACAGGGCGAGGTACAGGAGTTCAGATCAATATGTTTTCAGTGACACAATCTACTGGTGAAGGCTCATGCCATCCACGCATACTTGCGAAACTACCGATTATGGCTAAGGATGTTTCGGCTGGAGCGCACGTCGATGTCGATGTGCCTCTTGATTTTTCCCGTTGCTCAGCGAACGCGCGATTTAATGTTGGCATAGTGTTCTCTGCCAATAATGGCGCGGAGGTCGGCAACTTTGTCGACAGTAATGAGAAACGATGA
- a CDS encoding DUF5107 domain-containing protein encodes MEQHKVCKEQVNMVSESTEVSKLQLPAAPLSETGSVKAWQEPVLIRAYMPATPDPNPLFLEKRVYQGSSGRVYPLPVIDRVDTEPRIHQWKAAHIENEFIRLMILPEIGGRIHVGLDKVNGYDFFYRQNVIKPALVGLAGPWISGGVEFNWPQHHRPATFMPVELSIERDPDGSVTIWCSDHDPMVHMKGMHGICLHPGKAYIDLRVRLYNRTQDTQTFLWWANVATKVNEKYQSFFPKDVRFVADHAKRAVTEFPLSQGSYYGVDYGRRAIEGVPDNEEPTHFCPDGSYPPNDLSWYSNIPVPTSYMIANSKGDFAGGYDHALQAGMVHIANHHISPGKKQWTWGNHDFGYAWDRSLTDSDGPYVELMAGVYTDNQPDFSFLAPGETKTFNQYWYPIREIGVPDLANLDAAIRIERSSDNMIVHLLVTREISNAVVSVQSGGHEIGRWRGRLVPEHPLHTELAIDGDLQDIEVVVKEISENEDLILHYAPAKIAVAPRPATATEPELPENIRSSDELYLVGLHLEQYRHATREPVSYWQEAVRRDSADSRSNHALGRWHLRRGEFSIAERYLRTSIERLTERNPNPYDGEPYYNLGLTLNYQGRISEAYEAFYKSTWNSAWRGPAYHRLAEIDCGRLQWKNALDHLERSLRADTDNLNARNLKTVVLRKLGRDEEAALFLSATCELDPLDNWSRYLNSRTKPLNEQQRLDLAFDHLRANLLEEAADILSTNCVNTDSALSTMQLYGLAHVYLLLGCKKMSDETYQLAAAAEPAYVFPSRLEELVLLESAIDRNPLDARARYYLGNLLYDKRRHTEAIELWERAAELDPHFPTVWRNLGFAYSNIRHDQKSALAAFARARAAAPNDARIAYEQDQLLKRTDASPERRLASFEQLQKLVASRDDLSVELATLYNQVGRPQDALKVLLSRRFQPWEGGEGLVLTQFVRANLLLGHKALAEGKPEVAICRFGAAWNLPESLGEAKHLLMNLSMIDYWLGVAHAANRDNDQASLHWERAAMVRADFQQMQVHSISDMTYWNGKALARLGRNDEAKDVFQEIYDYSIRLEDQPSRIDYFATSLPTMLLFDDDLDLRQKISAKFLRAQALLGLGRVFEGTALLNEVRTLDANHSGAADLLSAIEMAVV; translated from the coding sequence ATGGAACAGCACAAAGTTTGTAAGGAGCAGGTAAATATGGTGTCAGAGAGCACGGAAGTTTCGAAATTACAACTGCCGGCGGCACCTCTTAGCGAAACAGGTTCGGTCAAAGCCTGGCAGGAGCCAGTTTTGATCAGGGCTTATATGCCTGCAACTCCGGATCCCAATCCATTGTTTCTCGAGAAGCGGGTCTATCAAGGCAGTAGTGGGCGAGTCTATCCTCTGCCCGTCATCGATCGTGTCGACACCGAGCCACGAATTCATCAATGGAAGGCTGCTCATATCGAAAATGAATTCATTCGACTGATGATCCTCCCTGAGATTGGTGGACGAATCCACGTTGGCTTGGACAAGGTCAATGGCTACGATTTTTTCTATAGGCAAAATGTCATCAAACCTGCCCTTGTAGGTCTTGCAGGGCCATGGATATCAGGGGGAGTTGAATTCAACTGGCCACAACATCACCGTCCCGCGACCTTTATGCCGGTTGAACTGAGCATCGAACGCGATCCAGATGGATCCGTGACGATCTGGTGTAGCGATCATGATCCCATGGTGCATATGAAAGGCATGCATGGTATCTGCCTGCACCCGGGAAAAGCATACATCGATCTACGAGTTAGGCTTTACAACCGAACTCAGGATACGCAGACCTTTCTTTGGTGGGCAAACGTCGCGACCAAAGTAAATGAGAAGTATCAATCCTTCTTTCCCAAAGATGTCCGTTTTGTTGCCGATCATGCCAAACGTGCCGTCACGGAGTTTCCTCTCAGTCAAGGAAGTTACTACGGCGTCGACTATGGCCGTCGCGCTATTGAGGGAGTGCCGGATAACGAGGAGCCCACTCATTTTTGCCCGGATGGATCATATCCGCCGAATGATCTAAGTTGGTACTCAAATATTCCTGTTCCGACAAGTTACATGATTGCCAACTCAAAAGGTGATTTTGCCGGTGGCTATGATCACGCTTTGCAGGCAGGCATGGTGCACATAGCCAACCATCATATTTCTCCCGGCAAAAAACAGTGGACATGGGGAAACCACGATTTCGGTTATGCATGGGACAGAAGTTTAACCGACTCTGATGGCCCCTATGTTGAGTTGATGGCTGGCGTCTATACGGACAACCAGCCCGATTTCTCCTTCCTTGCCCCAGGGGAGACCAAAACCTTCAATCAATATTGGTATCCAATCCGCGAGATTGGTGTGCCCGATCTTGCTAATCTCGACGCTGCAATACGCATTGAGAGAAGCTCTGACAATATGATCGTTCACCTTCTTGTAACTCGCGAGATCTCCAATGCAGTAGTCTCGGTTCAGTCTGGTGGACACGAGATAGGTAGATGGCGTGGTCGTCTCGTGCCTGAACATCCCTTGCATACCGAGCTAGCGATTGACGGCGATCTGCAAGACATAGAAGTGGTCGTGAAGGAAATTAGCGAAAACGAGGATTTAATCCTCCATTATGCTCCTGCCAAAATAGCCGTTGCACCTCGCCCGGCAACTGCGACGGAACCAGAATTGCCGGAAAATATCCGTTCAAGTGATGAACTCTACCTTGTCGGATTGCATTTGGAGCAGTACCGTCATGCAACTCGAGAACCCGTTTCGTACTGGCAGGAAGCTGTTCGACGAGATAGCGCAGACAGCCGCTCCAACCATGCTCTGGGGCGGTGGCATCTCCGACGCGGCGAATTCTCCATAGCTGAACGTTATCTCCGTACTTCCATTGAGCGTCTTACCGAACGGAACCCGAATCCATACGACGGCGAGCCTTACTACAACCTAGGATTGACCTTAAACTATCAGGGGAGAATCTCCGAAGCCTATGAAGCTTTTTACAAGTCCACCTGGAATTCCGCGTGGCGAGGACCCGCTTACCATCGTCTAGCGGAGATCGATTGTGGGCGGCTTCAATGGAAGAACGCTCTCGATCACCTTGAGCGTTCCTTGAGAGCAGATACAGACAACTTGAATGCACGCAATCTGAAGACCGTTGTGCTCCGAAAACTAGGCAGGGACGAAGAGGCAGCGCTCTTCCTCTCAGCGACATGTGAGCTTGATCCTCTCGACAATTGGAGCCGCTATCTGAACTCGCGAACAAAACCGTTGAATGAGCAGCAAAGACTTGATTTAGCCTTTGATCACCTGCGAGCCAATCTATTGGAAGAAGCTGCTGACATCCTTTCGACGAATTGCGTAAATACGGATAGTGCGCTGTCAACTATGCAGCTTTATGGTCTGGCACATGTTTATCTCCTGCTAGGGTGCAAAAAGATGAGTGATGAGACATACCAACTCGCGGCTGCTGCGGAGCCAGCCTATGTTTTCCCTAGCAGGCTGGAAGAGCTTGTGCTGTTGGAGTCTGCTATAGACCGAAATCCGCTTGACGCAAGGGCTCGGTATTATTTGGGCAATCTTCTATATGACAAAAGACGGCATACAGAGGCTATCGAGTTATGGGAGCGCGCTGCGGAGCTGGACCCTCATTTTCCCACGGTTTGGAGAAACCTTGGGTTTGCTTACTCCAACATCCGTCATGATCAAAAGAGTGCTCTTGCGGCATTCGCTCGAGCACGAGCAGCCGCACCTAACGATGCCCGCATAGCCTATGAGCAAGATCAGTTGCTAAAGCGCACGGATGCAAGTCCTGAGCGTCGACTTGCATCCTTCGAGCAATTACAGAAGTTGGTGGCATCGCGCGACGATCTCTCTGTGGAGCTTGCCACACTTTATAACCAGGTTGGACGTCCACAAGACGCATTAAAGGTCTTACTCTCGCGTCGATTCCAACCATGGGAAGGCGGCGAAGGTTTAGTGCTGACGCAATTCGTCCGAGCAAATCTTCTTCTCGGTCATAAGGCGCTTGCTGAGGGCAAACCCGAGGTTGCAATTTGCAGATTTGGAGCCGCATGGAATCTACCTGAAAGTCTTGGGGAAGCAAAACACCTTCTAATGAATCTCAGCATGATCGACTATTGGCTGGGAGTCGCGCATGCTGCTAATCGAGATAACGATCAAGCGTCCCTCCACTGGGAGCGTGCAGCAATGGTGCGGGCTGACTTCCAACAGATGCAGGTTCATTCCATCTCGGATATGACGTACTGGAACGGAAAGGCGCTCGCCAGGCTTGGCAGGAATGATGAGGCGAAGGATGTCTTTCAAGAGATATACGACTACTCCATCAGACTCGAAGATCAGCCCTCACGAATAGATTATTTTGCGACCTCGCTCCCCACGATGCTGCTCTTTGATGATGATCTGGATCTGCGGCAGAAGATTTCAGCAAAATTTCTTCGCGCTCAAGCTCTCCTTGGTCTTGGACGCGTATTTGAAGGAACCGCTTTGCTCAACGAGGTGCGAACTCTTGACGCAAATCATTCAGGAGCAGCTGATTTATTGTCAGCTATTGAAATGGCTGTGGTCTAG
- a CDS encoding sugar porter family MFS transporter: MQIVPVHTSTNAPAVQSKNTAYLWTIALVAAMGGLLFGYDWVVIGGARQFYESYFHLTSEQLIGWANGCALLGCFVGSLIAGYAGERFGRRRVLLVSAILFAISSTLTGWSYSFSSFVFWRIVGGAAIGLSSNMSPLYIAEISPAKVRGRLVSLNQFAIVIGILLAQIANWQIARPIPDHMSRLAFLRSWNVQYGWRWMFCAVVVPAVIFTVTSFFIPESPRWLLTKGEETSACDVLTRIGGRSYALEEISNIRKVLDLEARMKISLREFGMPGIRKIVLIGVTLAVLQQWTGINILFNYAAEVYRSAGYGQNDIFLNIVITGTINLIFTVMAMLIVDRIGRRPMMLYGCLGIGLSHLFAALAYHAGWHGRPVLLLTLSAIACYALTLAPVTWVLISEIFPNRIRSQGVSIAVCALWLSSFALTYTFPWIDHKLGSSGTFLGYGGICILGAAFVYFFVPETKGQTLEQIESKSLHSN, encoded by the coding sequence ATGCAGATTGTTCCCGTACATACGAGTACAAATGCGCCCGCAGTTCAAAGCAAAAATACCGCTTACCTTTGGACGATCGCGTTGGTAGCAGCTATGGGCGGGCTGCTCTTTGGTTATGACTGGGTAGTGATTGGAGGTGCACGTCAATTTTACGAAAGCTACTTCCATCTCACCTCAGAACAACTTATCGGCTGGGCCAACGGCTGCGCCTTACTCGGGTGTTTCGTCGGTTCTTTAATCGCAGGATATGCAGGTGAACGCTTCGGTCGTAGGCGTGTCCTTCTCGTTTCGGCAATTTTATTTGCAATTTCTTCAACGCTTACAGGATGGTCTTATTCTTTTTCATCCTTCGTCTTCTGGCGCATCGTCGGCGGAGCCGCAATTGGGCTTAGTTCTAATATGTCTCCTCTTTACATCGCCGAGATAAGTCCAGCTAAGGTCCGTGGTCGTCTCGTTAGTCTGAATCAATTCGCCATCGTGATCGGCATTCTTCTGGCACAGATTGCGAATTGGCAGATTGCTCGTCCGATTCCCGACCATATGAGCCGACTTGCATTTTTGCGATCCTGGAACGTTCAGTACGGATGGCGTTGGATGTTCTGCGCGGTAGTCGTGCCAGCGGTGATATTCACCGTTACATCGTTCTTTATCCCTGAAAGTCCTCGCTGGTTGTTGACCAAAGGCGAAGAGACTTCAGCTTGCGATGTGCTCACCAGAATAGGAGGGCGTTCGTATGCGCTGGAAGAGATATCGAACATCAGAAAGGTTCTGGATCTCGAAGCACGAATGAAAATATCCTTGCGAGAGTTTGGAATGCCTGGAATCAGGAAGATCGTGCTGATCGGTGTAACCCTCGCTGTTCTCCAGCAGTGGACAGGTATCAACATTCTCTTTAACTATGCCGCAGAGGTTTATCGTAGTGCCGGATATGGGCAGAATGATATCTTCCTCAACATCGTAATCACCGGGACGATCAATCTGATCTTCACGGTCATGGCCATGCTGATCGTCGATAGGATCGGCCGTCGCCCAATGATGTTGTATGGCTGCTTGGGAATAGGGCTGTCACATCTTTTTGCCGCTCTGGCCTATCACGCAGGCTGGCATGGCAGGCCAGTGTTGCTGCTTACGCTTAGCGCTATTGCCTGCTACGCTCTCACTTTGGCACCTGTTACATGGGTACTGATTTCGGAGATATTCCCCAACCGCATTCGTTCTCAGGGAGTGTCGATTGCAGTATGCGCTTTATGGCTATCATCCTTTGCCCTCACCTATACGTTTCCATGGATTGACCATAAACTAGGTAGCTCAGGCACCTTCCTCGGATATGGTGGAATCTGTATCCTCGGGGCCGCCTTTGTGTACTTCTTTGTGCCGGAGACTAAAGGGCAGACGCTAGAGCAAATCGAATCCAAAAGCCTTCACTCGAATTAG